The DNA region AGATTATGCGCAAGAGGAGCTGTTCTTAACCAATATAAAAGGTAAAAAAATTTTAACTAAGGTGTTTCAGATTATAAAAATATTTGTCCCGAAAACAATAGATGAAGCGGTTTATGTGGGAAATTATTTATTATCGACAAATTTATTTCAAGAGTTTTCATTGGAAGAGCTTCAAGAAATCGAAACACTTTTGAAGCAACGATTCCCAACTAAAACGATCGTTTATCGTTCACAAAATCAATTGCTAAATCAGCAGCTGATGACCCATTTAGCTACTCTAAACTATCAGCCTTTTATATCTCGACAGGTGTTTATCGCTCATCAAGCACAAACCATTAAACAAAAAAAGAGTTTTAACAATGACCGTAGACTAGCTGCTAAAACAACCTTGGATGTGCGTACAGATTTTGATGTTAAAGCGTACAGCGAACGCATCGTGGAACTGTATTCGCAATTGTACATTACAAAATATTCTCAAATTAATCCGCAATACACACCAACATTTATTGAATCGATGGCAAGTGCGGAAAATACCTGTTTTACAGGAATATTTGAAGATGAAAAATTAGTCGGAGTGACAATGAGTTGGGAATTGGATGGTATGCTTACGGTTCCTATTTTAGGTTATGATTTAAGTTATCCTAAAAAAGTTGGGATCTATCGGTTATTGACCTATTATACATTGTTGCGTGTTGATGAAACAAAAGTCTTTCATATGAGTTCTGGAGTAGGCTCTTTTAAACTTTCACGGGGAGCAGTGTACCTTCCTGAGTATATCTATTTCAAATCATCGGCTTCCTCTAGAAAAAAGTATTCTTTATGGTTATTACAGAAGTTAAACAAGTTGCTCGTTTATATCAGCAAGAAGCATGTGTTTTAATAATCAGAAATTTTTTAAGAGGATTGTCAAAAAATCTTTTCTTTTGTTATAATCAAATTCAAGAGAAGTGGAGGAATGTAAGTATGATCAAAGTAGCAATTATCGGGTACGGGAACCTTGGACGCGGCGTTGAGCGTTCGATCAAACAAAATGAAGATATGGAATTAGTCGGAGTATTCACAAGAAGAGCACCTGAGACCGTTCAAACCGAAGGGGCAAAAGCTTATAAGATGGATGAATTGAACGGTAAAAAAGACGCTATCGATGTGTGTATTCTATGCGGTGGATCAGCAACAGATCTGCCAACACAAACACCGGAGTGGACAAAACAATTCAATACGATCGACAGCTTTGACACCCATGCGAAGATTCCAGAGCATTTTAAAAAAGTTGATCAAGCAGCAAAGGAAAATCAAACAACATCGATCATTTCTACTGGCTGGGATCCAGGTCTATTCAGCTTAAATCGCTTATATGCACAAAGTATTTTGCCTGTTGGTGAGACAAATACGTTTTGGGGCAAAGGAGTCAGTCAGGGACATTCAGATGCGCTCAGAAGAATCGAAGGTGTTAGTGATGCTGTTCAATATACGATCCCAAATAGCGAAGTGATCGCTAAACTTAAAGCTGGTGAAACATTGAATTTGACAACAAGAGATAAACATTTTAGAGAATGTTTTGTTGTGTTGGAAGAAGGCAGTGATGCAGAAAAAATCCGGGAAGAAATCATTTCGATGCCGAATTATTTTGCAGATTATGATACGGAAGTGCATTTTATTTCCCAAGCTGAATTGGATCAAGAGCATAAGGCAATGCCACATGGAGGTACTGTGTTACACACTGGAACAACGCATGAAGATACGAAGCAAGTCATTGAATACAATCTTCAACTAGAAAGTAATCCAGAATTTACAGCAAGCGTTTTGGTCGCTTATGCGAGAGCGTGTGTTCGTTTGGCTAAGGAGGAACAGTTCGGTGCATTTACTGTATTAGATATTCCGCCGAAATATTTGTCACCAAAAACAGATGAAGAATTAAGAAAAGAACTATTATAATAAGCAAAAAGACTTGCGTTTCAGCTATAACTGAAACGCAAGCTTTTTTGTTTATTTAGTCTTTAGCTATATCGGCTAAAATACGATAGACATGTTCGATATCTTCCTGTGTTCCGCGCAGCTCATAATCTGCCAAAAAAGGAAAATCAAATTTTTCTGCATACTGCTTAGCAGTCAAACAATACTGATGATTGAAATTTTTATTTCCACTACCGACAACTCCTAGACAATAACGATAATTATCATGATAATCTAAATATTCCCGCATCGTTTCTGTCAATATTTCGGTATCACCATTATCTACGCCGTTTCCACCATCCAAGTAAGTAGGAACGAAGGTGAAAAATGGTTCTGTCTCATTTTCGAACGTTGAATTTTCATGGATTTCCTGTACGTTGATTTGAACATTATGCTGAGTATCGGCATAATCAACGAGACGTTTTACAAAGGAACGGGTATTTCCCGAGATAGATATATATAAGATCTTCATCATTTAGCCCCTCCGCTTGTTAAATGTTTTACAAGTCTACTATAGTGAAAGGATAGCGAAATTACAATAGTTTTCTATTAATAATTGTCAGTTCTAATAGTTGTAAAGAATTGATCGTCTTCTTATAATAAGCATATAAAACTAGAAAAGAGGAACCTTCATGTCTTATAAAGTAGATTTTAAAAATGTATCGACAGTTGGCTTTGAAAGCTCACCAGCAGCTGAAGCATTAGCTGGTCTACGAGCAAATGAGGCGCGTTATTATTGGAATAAATACAAGCATGAATTTGTAACAGTACCTGCAAGTGAAGATCCAAAAACGCTAGCTTGGATCGAAAAAATTCTGGCAGAACGTGATTTGACGTTTCCGTATAAACCACTAGAAGTTTCAAATTTTGAAGTTGATGGAATCAAAATGGCTTATGTGTTTTACGAGAATGGTTTATCTGTCAACGTGATGTATACGTTAGAAGAAGGGGGAAAACGAGCTGTTGGATTCAAATTATCTGATGGAATCGATATCCCGGCTGAGTTTGAAGGGAAATTTAAATTTG from Enterococcus sp. 9D6_DIV0238 includes:
- the nrdI gene encoding class Ib ribonucleoside-diphosphate reductase assembly flavoprotein NrdI produces the protein MKILYISISGNTRSFVKRLVDYADTQHNVQINVQEIHENSTFENETEPFFTFVPTYLDGGNGVDNGDTEILTETMREYLDYHDNYRYCLGVVGSGNKNFNHQYCLTAKQYAEKFDFPFLADYELRGTQEDIEHVYRILADIAKD
- a CDS encoding diaminopimelate dehydrogenase yields the protein MIKVAIIGYGNLGRGVERSIKQNEDMELVGVFTRRAPETVQTEGAKAYKMDELNGKKDAIDVCILCGGSATDLPTQTPEWTKQFNTIDSFDTHAKIPEHFKKVDQAAKENQTTSIISTGWDPGLFSLNRLYAQSILPVGETNTFWGKGVSQGHSDALRRIEGVSDAVQYTIPNSEVIAKLKAGETLNLTTRDKHFRECFVVLEEGSDAEKIREEIISMPNYFADYDTEVHFISQAELDQEHKAMPHGGTVLHTGTTHEDTKQVIEYNLQLESNPEFTASVLVAYARACVRLAKEEQFGAFTVLDIPPKYLSPKTDEELRKELL
- a CDS encoding phage tail protein, encoding MSYKVDFKNVSTVGFESSPAAEALAGLRANEARYYWNKYKHEFVTVPASEDPKTLAWIEKILAERDLTFPYKPLEVSNFEVDGIKMAYVFYENGLSVNVMYTLEEGGKRAVGFKLSDGIDIPAEFEGKFKFARQKSKLAGTIRGSFFVIKGEY